In Edaphobacter paludis, a single window of DNA contains:
- the htpG gene encoding molecular chaperone HtpG — MSKQQFQTEVSQLLQLIVHSLYSHPEIFLRELISNSSDALDKLRHLTLTDDAYKALVGNGIEPPRIELELNEDARTITISDTGIGMNEEDLVSHLGTIARSGTRTFLSQLSGDQRKDSNLIGQFGVGFYSAFMVADKVEVISRKAGDDKAWKWISDGKTGFEIEPAERASAGTTVLLHLNEEGAQYANSYRLQEIVRKYSNHIAFPIFLTYDKSEGNAEKKESIKSRVTEQVNAASAMWQRSKSELTDEDYKELYKSLTGDWEDPLLWFHTRAEGTLEYTTLFYIPAKAPLDLYQTDYKTGVKLYVKRVFIMDDSRELLPQYLRFVRGIIDSEDLPLNVSREILQQNKVLASIKAASVKKILSELKSLSTSNPEKYAQFIAEYNRPLKEGLYGDFANRETLLELIRFKSTKVDGLTSLAEAKARMQPEQKSLYYITGGNEALLRNSPLLEIYKKKNIEVLILDDDIDEIVFSAIDKYGEIDLKAANKGAASEDLKSEAEPEKAESLKPLIEKLKATLGDAVKEIRISTRLADSPSVIVSDEDEPSARMRQMMQAMGQKNLPELKPTLEINPDHEIIKKLLTKTDDAAIQDAAWLLFDQALLLEGVPLKDPATFVQRLNRVLNQSI, encoded by the coding sequence ATGTCTAAACAACAATTTCAAACCGAAGTCTCCCAGCTCCTGCAGCTGATCGTCCATTCGCTCTACTCACATCCCGAGATCTTCCTTCGCGAGCTCATCTCCAACTCCTCCGACGCTCTCGATAAGCTACGCCACCTCACCCTCACCGACGACGCATACAAAGCCCTCGTCGGCAACGGCATCGAGCCTCCGCGCATTGAGCTCGAGCTCAATGAAGACGCCCGGACCATCACCATCTCGGACACCGGGATCGGCATGAACGAGGAAGATCTCGTGTCGCATCTTGGAACCATCGCACGCTCGGGAACCAGGACCTTTCTCTCGCAGCTCTCCGGCGACCAACGCAAGGACTCCAACCTCATCGGCCAGTTCGGCGTCGGCTTCTACTCCGCCTTCATGGTTGCCGACAAGGTGGAAGTCATCTCGCGCAAGGCGGGTGACGACAAGGCGTGGAAGTGGATCTCCGACGGCAAGACCGGCTTCGAGATAGAGCCTGCTGAACGTGCCTCCGCCGGCACCACCGTCCTTCTCCACCTCAACGAAGAAGGGGCGCAGTACGCCAATAGCTATCGGCTCCAGGAGATCGTCAGGAAGTACTCCAACCACATCGCCTTCCCCATCTTCCTCACCTATGACAAGAGCGAGGGGAATGCCGAAAAAAAGGAGTCGATTAAATCCCGCGTCACCGAACAGGTGAATGCAGCCTCCGCGATGTGGCAGCGCTCCAAGTCCGAGCTCACCGACGAGGACTACAAGGAGCTCTACAAGTCCCTCACCGGCGACTGGGAAGACCCACTCCTCTGGTTCCACACCCGCGCCGAAGGCACCCTTGAGTACACCACCCTCTTTTACATTCCCGCCAAGGCTCCGCTCGATCTCTACCAGACCGACTACAAAACCGGAGTCAAACTCTACGTCAAGCGCGTCTTCATCATGGACGATTCAAGGGAACTCCTCCCGCAATACCTCCGCTTCGTCCGCGGCATCATCGACTCCGAAGACCTGCCTCTCAACGTCTCGCGCGAGATCCTGCAGCAGAACAAGGTCCTGGCCAGCATCAAGGCGGCCAGCGTCAAAAAGATCCTCTCCGAACTGAAGTCCCTCTCCACCAGCAATCCCGAGAAGTACGCGCAGTTCATCGCTGAATACAATCGCCCACTCAAGGAAGGCCTCTACGGTGACTTCGCCAACCGCGAGACGCTGCTTGAACTCATTCGCTTCAAGTCCACCAAGGTCGATGGCCTTACCTCGCTCGCTGAGGCCAAGGCACGCATGCAGCCCGAACAGAAGAGTCTCTACTACATCACCGGCGGCAACGAGGCTCTCCTCCGGAACTCGCCCCTGCTCGAGATATACAAGAAGAAGAACATCGAAGTTCTTATTCTCGACGACGACATCGACGAGATCGTCTTCTCCGCGATCGACAAGTACGGAGAAATCGATCTCAAGGCAGCCAACAAAGGCGCAGCTAGCGAAGATCTGAAGAGCGAAGCCGAGCCCGAGAAGGCCGAATCGCTGAAGCCCCTCATCGAGAAGCTCAAGGCCACGCTCGGCGACGCCGTCAAGGAGATCCGCATCTCGACACGCCTCGCCGACAGCCCCTCGGTCATCGTCTCCGACGAAGACGAGCCATCTGCCCGCATGCGTCAGATGATGCAGGCCATGGGCCAGAAAAACCTTCCAGAGCTGAAACCCACGCTCGAGATCAATCCCGATCACGAGATCATCAAAAAGCTCCTCACGAAAACCGACGATGCAGCCATACAAGACGCCGCATGGCTACTCTTCGACCAGGCCCTGCTTCTGGAAGGCGTTCCACTCAAAGACCCGGCGACCTTCGTCCAACGTCTCAATCGCGTGCTTAACCAATCCATCTAA
- a CDS encoding YtcA family lipoprotein, with product MNYPRRAISAITGACLPLTGCGHAPSVDIIGSFFPVWMLCLAIAIPMTFGVRALMVRFELENYIGPLALFYPCVVILFTSLLWLIFFR from the coding sequence ATGAACTATCCAAGACGCGCCATCTCCGCGATCACTGGAGCCTGCCTGCCGCTTACCGGTTGCGGGCATGCGCCAAGTGTTGACATCATTGGCTCGTTTTTTCCAGTCTGGATGCTGTGCCTGGCCATCGCGATTCCGATGACCTTTGGCGTTCGCGCCCTGATGGTACGGTTTGAGCTTGAGAATTACATTGGCCCGCTGGCTCTCTTTTATCCGTGCGTCGTCATCCTATTTACCAGCCTCCTCTGGCTGATCTTCTTCCGGTAG
- a CDS encoding biotin/lipoyl-binding protein, with protein MAQADTQPAQPVAPTDSRPRVGRWIGIGVMVAALVALGLAALQVDLHPRTDDASVRANFIEIAPEVSGRIVELPVADNAFVKEGDTLFVIDPRPYQYALQQALSDQEALEQQIVDARRHIAAQASAADAVRAGLLSFRTGVQTAGSAIAVSTAAVTREQAALAAAEAQLKLATNNLHRIEPLLAKQYVTVEQIDSANTAVRVAQGNYDEAKAGLAQAEAAQQQAGFRKMEATSLAAEQEAKLGQAIHTIDTVETLESQRPAKAAKVESARLDLERTRVVAPFNAYVTNMNISVGAYARPGGPLFTLIDTRTWYVIANYRESKLKNIHIGDHVDLYLMGHPDRRFSGKVESVGYGVFPEDGAVAQGLPNIDRTLNWVHLSSRFPVRIRVLDPDPELFRIGATAVTVVR; from the coding sequence GTGGCACAAGCAGATACCCAACCCGCTCAACCTGTCGCCCCAACCGACTCGCGTCCTCGCGTTGGCCGATGGATCGGCATTGGCGTAATGGTCGCCGCACTTGTGGCTCTGGGTCTGGCCGCGCTACAGGTTGACCTTCACCCGCGAACGGATGACGCCAGCGTTCGAGCCAACTTCATCGAGATCGCACCAGAAGTGAGTGGCCGTATTGTCGAGCTACCTGTGGCGGACAATGCATTCGTCAAAGAAGGGGACACGCTCTTCGTGATTGATCCTCGGCCGTATCAGTATGCTCTGCAACAGGCGCTGTCGGATCAGGAGGCGCTCGAGCAACAAATCGTCGATGCTCGCCGCCACATAGCGGCCCAGGCCAGCGCAGCCGATGCGGTACGCGCCGGGTTGCTGAGCTTTCGCACGGGCGTGCAGACTGCCGGCAGTGCGATCGCCGTCTCTACTGCCGCCGTTACGCGAGAACAGGCGGCATTGGCGGCCGCGGAAGCTCAACTGAAACTCGCAACGAATAACCTGCATCGCATTGAGCCTCTGCTCGCAAAGCAGTATGTGACGGTCGAGCAAATCGACTCAGCGAATACCGCCGTGCGTGTCGCGCAGGGGAACTATGACGAAGCCAAGGCGGGGCTCGCCCAGGCTGAGGCGGCACAACAGCAGGCCGGATTTCGCAAAATGGAGGCGACGTCGCTGGCAGCCGAACAGGAAGCCAAGCTGGGACAGGCGATCCACACGATCGATACAGTAGAAACGCTGGAATCGCAGCGACCAGCCAAAGCCGCGAAAGTCGAGAGTGCCCGGCTCGATCTGGAGCGCACCCGCGTGGTTGCACCCTTCAACGCGTACGTGACTAACATGAATATCTCAGTCGGGGCTTACGCTCGTCCGGGTGGTCCACTGTTCACACTCATCGACACCCGCACCTGGTATGTCATCGCAAACTACCGCGAGTCCAAGCTCAAGAATATTCACATTGGTGATCATGTCGATCTGTATCTGATGGGCCACCCCGACCGGCGCTTTAGTGGCAAAGTCGAGAGTGTTGGATACGGAGTGTTCCCTGAAGACGGCGCAGTGGCACAGGGGTTGCCCAACATCGATCGCACGCTGAACTGGGTCCATCTTTCGTCGCGCTTTCCGGTACGCATTCGCGTGCTGGACCCCGATCCGGAGTTGTTCAGAATCGGTGCAACTGCCGTTACCGTAGTGCGCTAA
- a CDS encoding alpha-amylase family glycosyl hydrolase: MPTQAFSSQVQSVLDAYLTAALNSSTNSVNIDGRSMQVPYPYPSPADWRDCWIYFLLIDRFHNPSAPPAFTWNKKYGFRQGGTFKGVQAQLTYLQQLGVKAIWLSPVLKNTRPEIDGFAYAYPGYNTQDFFSLEGRFASDGTEATAEIELAELVNEAHARGIYVIVDIVLNHAGRIFDYVWQDQIQPSFTDHGLLYGPPGNEPPIQWMNGFGAPRGDWQNEVSPAGAGPDDTIWPIDLQRPVFFRRRGSKDSDSPGPPLNYVPGDFSVMRQLCAEYDASVPGQEALRVQYGVYPVLSILIRAYQYLMAKYDIDGYRIDTVKYVRADMIATFGNAMREFALSAGKRNFFTFGEIYDSDGTIDEFVGRNGPDTQGFGIDSALDFPLFFQLPVVIKALGPNPPGVEPLAALFKNRNIAEEGQISSHGEAGKYFVSFIDNHDQNARFNAPGTPPEQVSMALALLFTLQGIPCVYYGTEQGLQGTIDGLDACESVREAMWGNLPQPFNPASSFYKSLRAIATLRNGDTVLRYGRLYFREVSGNGHDFGPSTGAGGIIAFSRILSSREVLVVANTSGSNGFNGAVLCDVDINRNGTAFTVAYSNKGTTGTGHTTIAPGVIYAGASSSPSSQIASLPILLAPWEVQILVPKV, from the coding sequence ATGCCTACTCAGGCCTTCTCGTCCCAAGTTCAGAGTGTCCTGGACGCCTATCTTACGGCGGCGCTAAACTCTTCGACCAATTCCGTGAACATCGACGGAAGATCCATGCAGGTCCCATATCCCTATCCCTCTCCGGCGGATTGGCGTGATTGCTGGATCTACTTTCTGCTGATCGATCGCTTCCATAACCCCAGCGCTCCGCCCGCCTTCACTTGGAACAAGAAGTACGGCTTTCGTCAGGGAGGCACCTTCAAAGGGGTTCAGGCGCAACTGACCTATCTCCAGCAACTGGGCGTCAAGGCCATCTGGCTCTCGCCGGTACTCAAAAATACGCGCCCGGAGATCGACGGGTTCGCCTACGCCTATCCTGGCTACAACACGCAAGACTTCTTCAGTCTGGAAGGACGTTTTGCATCCGACGGCACGGAAGCGACTGCCGAGATTGAACTCGCCGAACTCGTCAACGAGGCACACGCACGCGGCATCTACGTGATTGTCGACATCGTCCTGAACCACGCCGGCCGCATCTTTGACTATGTATGGCAGGACCAGATACAGCCTTCGTTCACCGATCATGGGTTGCTTTACGGGCCTCCCGGCAACGAACCGCCCATTCAGTGGATGAATGGATTCGGGGCACCCCGCGGCGATTGGCAGAACGAGGTGTCACCCGCCGGAGCCGGGCCGGATGACACAATCTGGCCGATCGACCTGCAACGTCCCGTCTTCTTCCGCAGACGCGGCTCCAAGGACTCGGATTCGCCTGGCCCCCCACTGAACTATGTGCCTGGCGACTTCAGCGTGATGCGCCAACTGTGCGCGGAGTACGACGCATCCGTCCCAGGTCAGGAAGCGCTGCGGGTCCAGTACGGTGTGTACCCGGTACTCAGCATCCTCATCCGTGCCTACCAATATCTAATGGCCAAATACGACATCGACGGCTACCGTATCGACACCGTGAAGTACGTGCGCGCGGATATGATTGCGACCTTCGGCAATGCCATGCGTGAGTTCGCCCTGAGCGCGGGCAAGCGAAACTTCTTCACCTTCGGCGAAATCTATGACTCCGACGGCACGATCGATGAGTTCGTAGGTCGCAACGGCCCGGACACTCAGGGATTTGGCATCGACTCTGCGCTCGACTTTCCGCTATTTTTTCAACTTCCCGTCGTCATCAAGGCGCTTGGTCCCAACCCACCGGGCGTCGAGCCCCTTGCCGCACTATTCAAGAACCGGAACATCGCCGAGGAAGGCCAAATCTCTTCTCACGGGGAGGCTGGGAAATACTTCGTCAGCTTCATCGATAACCATGACCAGAATGCCCGATTCAACGCGCCGGGCACTCCGCCCGAACAGGTCTCGATGGCGCTCGCACTGCTCTTCACCCTGCAGGGAATTCCGTGCGTCTACTACGGCACGGAGCAGGGGCTGCAGGGCACTATCGATGGCCTTGATGCGTGTGAATCGGTCCGCGAAGCGATGTGGGGAAACCTGCCTCAGCCGTTCAACCCCGCGTCCAGTTTTTATAAGTCGCTGCGGGCCATCGCAACTCTTCGTAACGGTGATACCGTCTTGCGCTATGGCCGTCTGTACTTCCGTGAAGTCTCCGGCAACGGGCACGACTTCGGACCATCCACCGGAGCAGGCGGAATTATCGCCTTTTCGCGGATACTGTCGAGCCGCGAAGTACTCGTCGTGGCGAACACCAGCGGTTCCAATGGATTCAATGGTGCGGTCCTCTGTGACGTCGATATTAACCGGAACGGAACAGCCTTTACCGTTGCCTACAGCAATAAGGGAACCACCGGCACCGGCCATACCACGATCGCGCCCGGAGTCATCTATGCCGGAGCTTCTTCCTCGCCCTCTTCGCAGATTGCTTCGCTGCCGATCCTTCTCGCTCCATGGGAAGTGCAGATCCTCGTGCCAAAGGTCTAA
- a CDS encoding ammonium transporter: MPYTFSSRRIHWSLKKTVIYFLSALLLSGSMNLALAQQQAQPDPAGLATGDKTAVTDAAGNPLVVPEPTDKTAPDYAQNKKAYDAYQAQSAKEPIALRLADSVGHMRIATNFSWTLLTGYLVLFMQAGFALLTCGLVRKKNAGHLMMLNFAAYVFAFLAYYVCGFAFQYGGTAINAAPTNLGGTPTLNHFLLGSGLWGFLGGKGFFLSGPAYDSGSLCLVLFEVVFMETAGYIIVGAICERITFWAFLLCELFIGGILYPSFGCWVWGGGWLSQLGITRHLAHGYVDFAGSTVVHGVGGFCAMALAVILGPRLGKYGADGKPRAFPAHNLVYVVTGTFILLFGWMGFNPGSTLGATDLRISVIAVNTNLAAVAGAAAAMTLWYFLFGKPDVTMACNGMLAGLVAITAPCAFVSPNSAVVIGILAGVLVDMGVLFNERILKVDDPCGAISVHGYCGWFGAVCVGIFADGTYGAGWNGVGVTSYLGKTGMGVTGLLHGDSTQFLLQLGGATFMAIYVFGFTYAVFKAVNMIRPMRVSKEVELQGLDVPEFGMVAYPEDSLTTLSMGPE, translated from the coding sequence ATGCCCTACACTTTTTCCAGCCGCCGCATACACTGGTCATTAAAAAAGACAGTCATCTATTTTCTTTCTGCGTTGCTTCTAAGTGGTTCGATGAACCTTGCGCTGGCACAGCAGCAGGCTCAACCCGATCCCGCTGGTCTTGCTACTGGAGACAAGACCGCAGTTACGGATGCTGCGGGGAATCCTCTTGTAGTTCCTGAACCGACCGATAAGACGGCACCGGATTATGCCCAGAATAAGAAAGCCTACGATGCCTATCAGGCGCAGTCCGCCAAAGAGCCCATCGCGCTAAGACTTGCAGATAGTGTCGGCCACATGCGTATTGCCACGAACTTCTCGTGGACACTACTTACCGGATATCTGGTGCTATTCATGCAGGCTGGTTTTGCCCTGTTGACATGCGGACTGGTACGGAAGAAGAACGCCGGGCACTTGATGATGTTGAACTTTGCAGCATATGTTTTTGCGTTTCTCGCCTATTATGTCTGCGGTTTTGCCTTTCAGTACGGGGGCACTGCAATCAATGCGGCTCCAACAAATCTAGGTGGCACACCTACGCTGAATCACTTCCTGCTCGGGAGTGGCTTATGGGGATTCTTAGGCGGCAAGGGATTTTTTCTGAGTGGGCCCGCATATGATTCCGGCTCGCTTTGCCTGGTGCTCTTCGAAGTCGTCTTTATGGAGACGGCTGGTTACATTATTGTCGGAGCAATCTGCGAGCGGATTACTTTCTGGGCATTTCTGCTCTGCGAGCTTTTCATCGGTGGTATTTTGTACCCATCGTTCGGGTGCTGGGTGTGGGGCGGCGGATGGCTCTCACAACTGGGCATAACCAGGCATCTCGCCCATGGTTATGTGGACTTTGCAGGATCGACAGTAGTTCACGGCGTCGGCGGCTTTTGCGCCATGGCGCTTGCAGTCATACTTGGTCCGCGGCTCGGCAAGTATGGAGCCGACGGGAAGCCGCGAGCGTTTCCTGCGCACAACCTGGTCTATGTCGTGACAGGGACCTTCATTCTTCTCTTTGGCTGGATGGGCTTCAATCCCGGTTCGACGCTTGGTGCAACCGACCTGCGAATCTCGGTGATCGCTGTGAATACCAATCTGGCAGCGGTGGCTGGCGCGGCGGCGGCGATGACCTTGTGGTACTTCCTGTTTGGAAAGCCAGATGTGACGATGGCCTGCAATGGGATGCTTGCAGGGTTGGTCGCAATCACGGCTCCATGCGCATTTGTGTCACCTAACTCGGCAGTGGTCATAGGCATTCTGGCTGGCGTGCTTGTAGACATGGGTGTGCTCTTCAACGAACGGATACTCAAGGTCGATGATCCTTGCGGAGCCATCTCGGTACACGGGTATTGCGGCTGGTTTGGCGCAGTTTGCGTCGGCATCTTCGCCGATGGTACCTATGGCGCGGGCTGGAATGGCGTGGGCGTGACATCATACCTGGGAAAAACCGGCATGGGCGTGACTGGACTGCTCCACGGAGATTCCACACAATTTCTCCTGCAACTCGGAGGAGCCACGTTCATGGCGATTTATGTCTTCGGGTTTACCTACGCGGTGTTTAAGGCGGTCAACATGATTCGCCCAATGCGTGTCTCCAAAGAGGTTGAGCTTCAAGGGCTGGATGTGCCGGAGTTCGGGATGGTGGCCTACCCCGAAGACTCACTTACAACGCTTTCTATGGGGCCAGAATGA
- a CDS encoding aldo/keto reductase, translating into MFCRGPEAELLPTLEELDIGFVSFSPLGAGFLTGKIDENTKFDPTDFRNIVPRFSSEARKANMALVDLVKAVAERKGATPAHIPKWMNSPEW; encoded by the coding sequence CTGTTCTGTCGTGGTCCCGAGGCCGAGCTTCTGCCAACTCTGGAGGAACTTGATATCGGCTTCGTTTCCTTTAGCCCACTTGGCGCCGGGTTCCTCACCGGCAAGATCGATGAGAACACGAAGTTCGATCCCACGGATTTCCGTAACATAGTGCCCCGCTTCTCGTCCGAAGCGCGCAAAGCCAACATGGCTCTGGTCGACCTGGTTAAGGCAGTCGCAGAACGCAAGGGCGCGACACCGGCCCACATTCCCAAGTGGATGAACTCACCCGAGTGGTAG
- a CDS encoding TolC family protein: MSDFVAQIGEFALTVKRTDRTIARHLAMFYRFMLLGCACVASSLHAQSLCAGIATSPDGAADCAAHTVPIATTAALDSSRAYSLTELIDLGEHNNPRSRIAWERAKQRADELGVEKSAYFPVLVFEAIGEDQRSIEPFPKPLAPRGYTMVEVPIVQPQLSLQYLLFDSGKRSARVDAAVAEKIAAGANFVQANQDVAFKITAAYYKLLTAQERLQATRETLKTAQTTQDAAEAQLANGRSTRPDVLNARAETSQAMFDMESADGDEKIAKVQLAEEVGAEPSPNINIDALSNAPLPESLTLSIEELIDRAVAARPDLAAQAAEIRAADDRIRAARAEYLPRLTLSATGAQSSIWPTVDYGQLGNANETIWNVSMHLEWKLFDGGARRNELAAAQSKKREAQDELTEKHDQATREVWSAYIGFRTALRKQQAAVSLVEAATESYDSSLDAYKYGVKNLIDVVTAEKQLAQARLSGVTARSQLFLGAVDLEFVTGNLLRSQPPATKLSTQDGLSR, encoded by the coding sequence GTGTCTGATTTCGTGGCACAGATAGGGGAGTTCGCCCTGACCGTCAAACGCACAGATCGAACAATTGCTCGACACCTGGCCATGTTTTATCGATTCATGTTGCTTGGCTGCGCCTGCGTTGCATCCTCGCTTCACGCGCAGTCGCTTTGTGCTGGCATCGCAACTTCGCCAGATGGCGCTGCTGATTGCGCCGCTCACACGGTTCCTATAGCAACGACTGCGGCTCTTGATTCGAGCCGCGCCTATTCACTGACCGAATTAATCGACCTCGGAGAGCATAACAACCCTCGATCCCGCATTGCGTGGGAGCGAGCCAAGCAGCGCGCGGACGAACTAGGCGTTGAGAAGAGTGCGTACTTCCCGGTGCTGGTATTCGAGGCGATTGGCGAGGATCAGCGCTCCATCGAGCCCTTTCCCAAGCCGCTCGCCCCACGTGGATACACCATGGTTGAAGTGCCCATCGTACAACCGCAGCTTAGCTTGCAGTACCTGTTGTTCGACTCGGGCAAGCGAAGCGCAAGGGTCGATGCCGCGGTGGCCGAGAAGATCGCCGCAGGAGCCAACTTCGTGCAGGCCAACCAAGATGTTGCGTTCAAGATCACCGCTGCGTATTACAAGTTGCTAACTGCTCAGGAGCGTCTGCAGGCCACACGCGAGACCCTGAAGACTGCACAGACGACGCAGGATGCAGCTGAAGCCCAGCTTGCTAACGGTCGGTCCACGCGACCGGACGTACTGAATGCCAGGGCCGAAACCTCGCAGGCCATGTTCGACATGGAGTCTGCTGATGGCGATGAGAAGATTGCCAAAGTGCAGCTTGCCGAAGAAGTCGGCGCGGAACCTTCGCCTAACATCAACATCGACGCATTGAGCAACGCACCGCTGCCTGAGTCGCTGACGCTTTCGATTGAAGAACTGATTGATCGAGCTGTTGCGGCACGCCCAGATCTAGCCGCGCAGGCTGCAGAGATTCGGGCCGCAGACGACCGTATTCGTGCCGCCCGGGCAGAGTATCTGCCACGCCTTACACTCTCCGCGACGGGAGCACAGTCGTCAATCTGGCCGACCGTTGACTATGGGCAGTTGGGCAACGCGAACGAGACAATATGGAATGTCAGCATGCACCTGGAGTGGAAGCTCTTCGATGGTGGCGCTCGCCGCAATGAGCTTGCCGCCGCGCAATCGAAGAAACGCGAGGCTCAGGACGAACTGACCGAAAAGCATGATCAGGCGACGCGTGAAGTGTGGTCTGCGTACATCGGATTTCGAACTGCGCTGCGTAAGCAGCAGGCCGCGGTGTCTCTGGTCGAGGCTGCGACTGAGTCGTACGATTCGTCCCTTGATGCTTACAAGTATGGCGTCAAGAATCTGATCGACGTGGTGACTGCGGAGAAGCAATTGGCACAAGCTCGGCTGTCAGGTGTGACCGCGCGATCGCAGCTTTTCCTCGGAGCAGTTGACCTGGAGTTCGTCACAGGAAATCTGTTGCGCAGCCAGCCGCCTGCAACCAAACTTTCGACACAGGATGGTTTATCCAGATGA
- a CDS encoding FUSC family protein: MATTNAIPVQPSEYVPPRIAWTRALLQDLQPTPGRVSSALRIVLASVIALVLMEALQMPFIALGMYFIFLIGRDSPAVSFRSSLYSCGVVIFAIAVEFAVVIVSDNDPVARLLSVAVVTFVAGMFVVATNYPALGSSFGLIYCTVISLWELHAPADRLVKSSLYLVGTFAISLGSAVAIEYIFGARHPAEKLQEQRRIRYVSLERLFRLYAEDAPPLERFHAATEVSRIAVAGSSQMMALYNTIVERNLDTGVLPLAMRLRITMLAQLMDVAAAFGLQNPAEIDTETRARCARLADELKRVVPGIPSAPGTGIQLGPGGHYSLLDRVEGALHAILTMPVDIGPVKHRELVALPSKDVPFFIPGALRSKQSIAFGLKISLCATFCYILYHALAWPGIATAVTTVLVTGLSSTGATKQKLAFRVLGSLIGGLLLGIGAIVFLFPYMDSITSLVVLEIVIAFLSAWVAAGPKFNYIGLQIAFSFYVVAFEGLRAPTGLAPARDRFIGVLIALAVMVLVFDQLWPVRTTTLMRSSFVSVLRLGADLFTAIDSGKPRPDILHQADILRDRLGKAVAGLRSMNGAVQYEFGAERSRHIETGDMILRSALTSAALLWNQLAVLHSAEDSHYLHEPGLRTMRATLADHMRMMADAIEHNSQIPIEPCCNFVDHALLDDPRYSDYARNTEARYDELQNFTAMLSLQK, encoded by the coding sequence ATGGCAACAACGAACGCGATTCCAGTGCAGCCTTCGGAGTATGTGCCGCCCCGAATCGCATGGACGCGCGCGTTGCTTCAGGACCTGCAGCCAACGCCCGGGCGAGTCAGCAGCGCTTTGCGCATTGTGCTCGCTTCCGTCATCGCGTTGGTCCTGATGGAAGCGCTGCAGATGCCCTTCATCGCGCTGGGAATGTACTTCATCTTTCTTATCGGCCGCGACAGTCCGGCCGTCTCTTTCCGCAGCAGTCTCTACTCCTGCGGGGTTGTGATCTTTGCCATCGCGGTTGAGTTTGCGGTCGTCATCGTCTCGGACAACGATCCTGTTGCTCGCCTGTTAAGTGTTGCTGTCGTCACGTTCGTGGCGGGAATGTTTGTGGTCGCGACCAACTACCCCGCTCTCGGTTCCAGCTTCGGTCTGATCTACTGCACAGTGATTTCGTTGTGGGAGCTGCACGCCCCCGCGGACCGCCTCGTAAAGAGCTCGCTGTATCTCGTGGGCACGTTTGCAATCTCGCTTGGCAGCGCTGTTGCGATCGAATACATCTTCGGTGCGCGGCACCCTGCGGAGAAGCTACAGGAGCAACGCCGCATCCGGTACGTTTCGCTGGAACGACTCTTCCGTCTGTATGCCGAAGATGCGCCTCCTCTGGAGCGGTTTCACGCCGCCACCGAGGTCTCGCGCATTGCCGTCGCCGGGTCGAGCCAGATGATGGCCCTCTACAACACGATCGTCGAGCGCAATCTGGACACCGGTGTACTCCCACTTGCAATGCGTCTGCGCATCACCATGCTTGCCCAACTGATGGACGTGGCTGCCGCCTTCGGGCTGCAAAATCCAGCAGAGATTGACACTGAAACGCGCGCTCGTTGCGCCCGGCTTGCCGATGAGTTGAAGCGAGTTGTCCCGGGCATTCCATCCGCACCTGGCACGGGAATTCAACTAGGACCGGGAGGCCACTATAGCTTGCTTGACCGTGTCGAAGGCGCGCTGCACGCGATCCTCACGATGCCCGTCGATATTGGGCCAGTGAAGCACAGGGAGCTTGTCGCGCTACCCAGCAAAGATGTTCCGTTCTTCATACCCGGCGCACTGCGGAGCAAACAGAGCATCGCATTTGGATTGAAGATAAGCCTCTGCGCTACGTTCTGTTACATTCTCTACCACGCGTTGGCCTGGCCAGGGATTGCCACGGCCGTCACAACCGTGCTCGTCACCGGACTCAGCAGTACCGGCGCCACCAAGCAGAAGCTCGCGTTCCGTGTATTGGGATCGTTGATCGGCGGATTGCTTCTTGGCATTGGCGCAATCGTCTTCCTCTTCCCTTACATGGATTCCATCACGTCGCTGGTGGTCCTTGAGATCGTGATTGCATTCCTCTCCGCATGGGTTGCCGCGGGGCCGAAGTTCAACTACATCGGGCTGCAGATCGCATTCTCTTTTTACGTAGTGGCATTTGAGGGGCTGCGCGCACCGACGGGGCTCGCACCGGCGCGCGATCGCTTTATCGGTGTGCTGATTGCGTTGGCCGTGATGGTGTTGGTTTTCGATCAGCTTTGGCCTGTGCGCACAACGACGCTCATGCGAAGCAGTTTTGTCTCCGTCCTTCGACTTGGAGCCGACCTCTTCACAGCGATCGACTCTGGCAAGCCACGCCCGGACATTCTCCACCAAGCAGATATCCTCCGAGACAGGCTGGGCAAAGCTGTAGCTGGGCTACGCAGCATGAACGGCGCGGTCCAGTATGAATTTGGGGCGGAGCGGAGCAGACATATTGAAACCGGCGATATGATCCTTCGTTCAGCTCTGACCAGTGCCGCCCTGTTATGGAACCAGTTGGCCGTGCTTCACAGTGCTGAGGACAGCCACTATCTCCACGAACCAGGCCTGCGCACCATGCGGGCCACCCTGGCCGACCACATGCGCATGATGGCCGACGCCATCGAGCACAACTCTCAGATTCCCATTGAGCCCTGCTGCAACTTCGTGGATCATGCCCTGCTCGACGACCCGCGTTACAGTGACTACGCGCGCAATACCGAGGCGCGCTACGATGAGTTGCAGAACTTCACGGCGATGCTTAGCCTGCAAAAATAA